One window of Cohnella hashimotonis genomic DNA carries:
- a CDS encoding MinD/ParA family protein, whose amino-acid sequence MRDQAEALRHMVSARDLDYAKQTRILTVTSGKGGVGKSNFSLNFALALQKRGHSVLLFDADIGMGNIDVLLGTPAAYNLFHLLKRDKSIWEIIQEGPGGLRFIAGGSGFKDLIRLSDEELEYFASEIAKLYGEVDYVLFDTGAGLSKETLRFIQAADETIVVTTPEPTSITDAYALMKMVKTMGQEAEFRLVVNRVGDNREGLQTSDNIRQVARTYLSLEIPLLGFVPDDSHVSKAVKKQTALSYLYPECPASRGIDDIAAEYLNESRKPSVQTNIKGFLQRVRKLWS is encoded by the coding sequence ATGCGTGACCAAGCGGAAGCACTGAGGCACATGGTATCGGCGCGCGATCTCGACTATGCCAAGCAAACGCGGATTCTGACGGTCACTAGCGGCAAGGGAGGCGTCGGAAAGTCCAACTTCAGCTTGAATTTCGCCCTGGCGCTGCAAAAAAGGGGCCACAGTGTCCTCCTGTTCGATGCCGACATCGGTATGGGGAACATCGACGTGCTGCTCGGCACGCCCGCTGCCTATAATCTCTTTCATTTGCTCAAACGGGACAAGTCGATCTGGGAGATTATTCAGGAAGGACCCGGCGGCCTTCGGTTCATCGCCGGCGGGTCCGGCTTTAAGGACCTGATCCGTCTGAGCGACGAGGAACTGGAGTACTTCGCTTCCGAGATCGCCAAGCTTTACGGCGAAGTCGATTACGTTCTGTTCGACACAGGCGCCGGATTGTCCAAGGAAACGCTCCGCTTCATTCAGGCGGCCGATGAGACCATCGTCGTGACGACGCCCGAGCCGACCTCCATCACCGATGCCTATGCGCTTATGAAGATGGTTAAGACAATGGGGCAAGAGGCGGAATTCAGGCTGGTAGTCAACCGGGTAGGCGACAACCGGGAGGGACTTCAGACCTCCGATAACATTCGTCAGGTCGCCAGAACCTACTTGTCGCTGGAAATTCCGCTGCTAGGCTTCGTCCCGGACGATTCGCATGTGTCGAAAGCCGTCAAAAAACAGACGGCATTGTCATATTTATACCCCGAATGTCCTGCATCCAGAGGAATTGACGACATTGCTGCCGAATATTTAAACGAAAGCCGAAAACCATCCGTCCAAACGAACATCAAAGGGTTTCTCCAGCGCGTTCGCAAGCTGTGGAGCTGA
- a CDS encoding flagellar biosynthesis protein FlhF, with protein MKVKRYLVDDLPQAVQQIRSELGSDAVILNTKEIRTGGFLGMFRKKRMEVIAAVDESAKPQARPSAKPIVRPQAEAAKKMPNAALPVTDPAVDSDPARGAGEQAPQPLPASAIRQRYGGGASAGPAPTSEKQQASAAAEAAASLLREVSEDHGRPNVPAVSKNERTASQTSFDEAMSRALASARALGASDRNAPEAPQPAAAQALRVVEPTPASAQAAAVPLPQTAAAGETAELLAELRAMKDLLRQQAGREPAPQRMPEQVLRLSRLLAQQGVVPVYVEEFAAAVSAKLKEREANNEGDVTEIDLDRLALNEAHALLLSWLAPAQDAGIATDTHIVHFVGPTGVGKTTTIAKLGADQVLSRRRTVGFITADTYRIAAVDQLRTYADILNVPLEVVFSPSELARAYKRLEDRDLLLMDTAGRNYRNELYVSEVNSLLSPGQEAEKILVLSLTHKYQDMRKVSAQFVKYGVSRLLLTKMDETDSYGAILNLVREFGFSIPYVTFGQTVPDDIRPFDPAWLASKLLEGEPAHA; from the coding sequence ATGAAGGTCAAACGATACTTAGTGGACGATTTGCCGCAGGCCGTTCAACAAATCAGAAGCGAACTCGGGTCCGATGCCGTCATCCTGAACACCAAAGAAATCCGCACAGGCGGGTTTCTTGGCATGTTCCGCAAAAAAAGAATGGAAGTCATCGCTGCGGTGGACGAGTCCGCCAAGCCGCAGGCGCGTCCTTCGGCGAAGCCAATCGTGCGCCCTCAGGCGGAAGCGGCCAAAAAGATGCCGAATGCGGCGTTACCGGTGACGGATCCGGCCGTAGATTCGGACCCGGCGCGGGGCGCCGGCGAACAGGCGCCTCAGCCGCTTCCAGCCAGCGCGATTCGGCAGCGCTATGGCGGGGGCGCTTCCGCCGGCCCTGCGCCAACATCGGAGAAGCAGCAGGCGTCCGCAGCTGCGGAGGCTGCTGCGTCTCTGCTTCGCGAAGTTAGCGAAGACCATGGACGGCCGAATGTGCCTGCGGTATCGAAGAATGAGCGCACAGCCTCCCAGACGAGCTTCGACGAAGCGATGAGCCGCGCGCTCGCATCGGCGCGCGCCCTAGGTGCGTCGGATCGTAACGCGCCGGAAGCGCCGCAGCCTGCTGCGGCACAAGCGTTGCGCGTCGTTGAACCGACCCCTGCGAGTGCGCAAGCCGCCGCCGTCCCGCTGCCGCAAACGGCGGCGGCCGGCGAGACGGCCGAGCTGCTGGCCGAGCTGAGAGCCATGAAGGATCTGCTGCGGCAGCAAGCCGGTCGCGAGCCGGCCCCGCAGCGCATGCCGGAGCAGGTTCTGCGCTTAAGCCGCTTGCTCGCGCAGCAAGGCGTCGTGCCCGTTTATGTAGAAGAATTCGCCGCCGCTGTTTCTGCGAAGCTGAAGGAGCGCGAAGCGAACAACGAAGGCGACGTTACGGAAATAGATCTCGACCGGTTGGCTTTAAACGAAGCGCATGCGCTGCTTCTGTCGTGGCTTGCGCCAGCTCAGGACGCAGGCATCGCGACGGACACGCATATCGTGCATTTCGTCGGGCCGACCGGCGTGGGCAAGACGACGACGATCGCCAAGCTCGGCGCGGATCAAGTGCTGTCGAGGAGGCGTACCGTCGGATTTATTACGGCGGATACGTACCGGATCGCTGCCGTCGATCAGTTGCGGACGTATGCGGACATCCTGAACGTGCCCCTCGAGGTCGTCTTTTCTCCTTCCGAACTGGCCAGGGCATACAAAAGACTCGAAGACCGGGACCTGCTGCTGATGGATACGGCGGGGAGGAATTACCGCAACGAGCTTTACGTATCCGAAGTCAACAGCCTGCTCTCGCCGGGCCAAGAGGCGGAGAAAATTCTCGTTCTCAGCCTGACTCACAAATACCAGGATATGAGAAAGGTGTCCGCCCAATTCGTCAAGTACGGCGTTTCCCGGCTGCTGCTTACCAAGATGGACGAAACCGATTCTTACGGCGCGATCCTGAATCTCGTGCGCGAGTTCGGATTCAGCATCCCTTACGTGACTTTCGGCCAAACGGTGCCGGACGACATCCGGCCTTTCGATCCGGCCTGGCTTGCGTCCAAACTGTTGGAAGGAGAGCCGGCCCATGCGTGA